Proteins co-encoded in one Oceanibaculum nanhaiense genomic window:
- a CDS encoding transposase: protein RQPCTRQRRLDAIICLTPQKRLDNPINLSSHKGPRTRQMIETAGAPLLFLPPYSPDFSKLKAMLRKAAERTIDGLWDRIGSLIPTFTVQECANYIAAAGYDAA from the coding sequence GAAGACAACCATGCACCCGGCAGCGTCGTCTCGACGCAATAATATGCTTGACGCCCCAGAAGCGATTAGACAACCCCATCAATCTGTCCAGCCATAAGGGTCCGCGGACTCGCCAGATGATCGAAACAGCGGGAGCGCCGTTGCTGTTTCTTCCGCCCTACAGCCCGGACTTCTCGAAGCTCAAGGCAATGCTCAGGAAGGCAGCCGAGCGCACCATCGACGGCCTGTGGGACAGGATCGGCAGCCTGATCCCAACCTTCACAGTGCAGGAATGTGCCAATTACATCGCCGCCGCCGGATACGATGCAGCATGA
- a CDS encoding conjugal transfer protein TraG: MTPTKLLIGQIAVVFAIVILGVWAATQWCADMLGYQAQLGSPWFVLFGWPVYQPWKLFEWWYFYEAYAPEVFDKAGMLAAGSGFMGCAAAIIGSLWRARQSRLVTTYGSSRWALPREIRKAGLFRPAGVFLGRFADQYLRHDGPEHVMAFAPTRSGKGVGLVVPTLLTWTGSAVIHDIKGENWQLTAGWRAKFSHCLLFNPTDLRSARYNPLLEVRKGPDEVRDVQNIADILVDPEGALERRNHWEKTSHALLVGAILHVLYAEEEKTLARVATFLSDPRRSFAATLRRMMATNHLGTPENPRVHPVVASAAREVLNKSENERSGVLSTAMSFLGLYRDPTVAATTSACDWRIADLMDAEHPVSLYLVIPPSDISRTKPLVRLVLNQIGRRLTERLEGDPKKTRRHQLIMMLDEFPALGRLDFFETALAFMAGYGIRAYLIAQSLNQISKAYGENNAILDNCHVRIAFSSNDERTAKRISDALGTATELRAQRNYAGHRLAPWLSHVMVSRQETARPLLTPGEVMQLPSADELVLVSGLPPMRAKKLRYYEDRNFTQRVLPAPQLSEGGYEDKPAPRPDDWSGQVRDTDDRLMPSDEDGTRRGSLGEEGGLQQQRHPGLAEEDTAKSVEPGQPDFPGLDADESDVVADKRALDRLSKPARVYGVNEALGPEKDILEGF; encoded by the coding sequence ATGACCCCCACCAAGCTCCTGATCGGCCAGATCGCCGTCGTCTTCGCCATCGTCATCCTCGGCGTATGGGCGGCGACGCAGTGGTGCGCCGACATGTTGGGCTATCAGGCGCAGCTTGGCAGCCCCTGGTTCGTCCTGTTCGGCTGGCCGGTCTATCAGCCGTGGAAGCTGTTCGAGTGGTGGTATTTCTACGAGGCCTATGCGCCGGAGGTATTCGACAAGGCCGGGATGCTGGCGGCGGGCAGCGGCTTCATGGGCTGTGCGGCGGCGATTATCGGCTCACTGTGGCGCGCGCGGCAGAGCAGGCTCGTCACCACCTATGGCTCCTCGCGCTGGGCCTTGCCGCGCGAGATTCGCAAGGCCGGCCTGTTCCGTCCGGCAGGCGTGTTCCTCGGTAGGTTCGCCGACCAGTATCTTCGCCATGACGGACCGGAGCATGTCATGGCCTTCGCGCCGACGCGCTCGGGCAAGGGCGTCGGCCTCGTCGTCCCGACCCTTCTCACCTGGACCGGCTCGGCCGTCATCCACGACATCAAGGGCGAAAACTGGCAGTTGACCGCTGGCTGGCGCGCGAAATTTTCGCATTGCCTGCTATTCAACCCGACCGACCTGCGGTCGGCCCGCTACAATCCGCTGCTGGAGGTACGCAAGGGGCCGGACGAGGTGCGCGACGTCCAGAACATCGCCGATATCCTGGTCGATCCCGAGGGTGCGCTCGAGCGCCGGAACCATTGGGAAAAGACCAGTCACGCCTTGCTGGTCGGCGCCATCCTGCACGTGCTTTATGCCGAGGAGGAGAAGACGCTGGCGCGAGTCGCCACCTTCCTGTCCGATCCGCGCCGGTCCTTCGCGGCGACGCTGCGGCGGATGATGGCGACCAACCATCTCGGCACGCCGGAGAACCCGAGGGTCCATCCGGTCGTGGCTTCGGCCGCGCGTGAGGTGCTGAACAAGTCGGAGAACGAGCGCTCGGGTGTGCTCTCCACCGCCATGTCCTTCCTCGGACTCTATCGCGACCCGACCGTCGCGGCGACGACCTCGGCCTGCGACTGGCGCATCGCCGATCTCATGGATGCCGAACATCCGGTCTCGCTCTATCTCGTCATCCCGCCATCCGACATCTCGCGCACCAAGCCGTTGGTGCGACTGGTGTTGAACCAGATCGGGCGGCGGTTGACCGAGCGGCTGGAAGGAGACCCGAAGAAGACCCGCAGGCATCAGCTCATAATGATGCTCGACGAGTTTCCGGCGCTGGGACGGCTTGATTTCTTCGAAACGGCATTGGCCTTCATGGCCGGGTACGGCATCCGTGCCTATCTGATCGCTCAGAGCCTCAATCAGATTTCCAAGGCGTATGGCGAGAACAATGCCATTCTCGACAACTGCCATGTTCGCATCGCCTTTTCGTCAAACGATGAGCGGACGGCGAAGCGAATCTCCGACGCCCTCGGCACAGCGACCGAACTGCGCGCCCAGCGCAACTATGCCGGCCACCGGCTGGCGCCGTGGCTGTCGCATGTGATGGTCAGCCGGCAGGAGACGGCGCGTCCGTTGCTTACGCCCGGCGAGGTAATGCAATTGCCCTCCGCGGACGAGCTGGTGCTGGTCTCCGGCCTGCCGCCAATGCGGGCGAAGAAGCTCCGCTATTACGAAGATCGGAACTTCACTCAGCGTGTCCTGCCGGCCCCACAGCTTTCCGAAGGCGGCTACGAGGACAAACCGGCACCGCGCCCCGACGACTGGAGCGGCCAGGTGCGCGATACCGACGACCGCCTGATGCCTTCCGACGAGGACGGTACCAGGCGCGGTTCCCTTGGCGAGGAGGGCGGGCTTCAGCAGCAGCGCCACCCGGGCTTGGCGGAGGAAGATACCGCGAAGTCCGTCGAGCCGGGGCAGCCGGATTTTCCGGGGCTCGATGCGGACGAGTCGGATGTCGTCGCCGACAAGCGCGCCCTGGATCGGCTGTCGAAGCCGGCGCGCGTTTATGGCGTCAACGAAGCGCTGGGGCCGGAGAAAGATATCCTCGAAGGATTCTGA
- a CDS encoding ribbon-helix-helix domain-containing protein — protein sequence MKPRHNIYIDEETSAELEALAAKPGASKSAIITDAIRHYIRHRGAHAIDEALRIRLDRLTRENNLIRRDIDVLTESLAFFVRLYLTFNAHTPIPDKATQAVAQERYQKFVEQVGRQIAGGKRSLGPRDGEENP from the coding sequence ATGAAGCCGCGTCACAACATCTACATCGACGAGGAAACGAGCGCCGAGCTGGAAGCGCTGGCGGCCAAGCCTGGCGCCTCCAAATCCGCGATCATCACTGACGCGATCCGCCATTACATCCGTCACCGCGGTGCCCATGCGATCGATGAGGCGTTGAGGATCCGCCTCGACCGGCTGACGCGCGAGAACAACCTCATCCGGCGCGACATCGATGTCCTGACTGAGAGCCTCGCCTTCTTCGTGCGGCTCTATCTCACCTTCAACGCGCACACGCCGATCCCGGACAAGGCGACGCAGGCGGTCGCGCAGGAGCGTTACCAGAAATTCGTCGAGCAGGTCGGCCGCCAGATCGCGGGTGGCAAGCGCTCGCTCGGCCCCAGGGACGGAGAGGAAAACCCATGA